The following coding sequences lie in one Glycine max cultivar Williams 82 chromosome 19, Glycine_max_v4.0, whole genome shotgun sequence genomic window:
- the LOC100782404 gene encoding uncharacterized protein, whose amino-acid sequence MAWDLWGSSYAQVASGSNYWSQHPECDFYFGCGRDLIEEDALNVESCVRVLRILITKADTEIEELERDLLFLQNELACAEHEKWPDICRAVLTERINRLDVAVSTLKNDHTDDAEMQPLLDSEPAETLHEILAQSLDMKMLSPIVNLDKDSSTFDSNIIIKGEEKELHGTSESSGSSELLLELHGKRSDNPEKIEELSEKSLVRSPDLGAIIHAPDHSVETKLSETFDNDVTGNEEVRRSQHISTDIGQVLDLFSAKDDENIPNGVKKGNEFVKEKDVSSDDFRPAIGVKGRKEYPHSRLVTSQQRKGEPDHSDWMKLSETSDSKLAGNEEVGRSQLINTDIGQMLDLFSAKDNGNIPSEVKEENEVVKQKDVSSDDFRPAIGIKGREEYPHSRLATSQQKSGPESPDHSDWMKLSETSDNKVAGNDVERSQLNDTDIGQILDVFSAEDNENIPSEAQKENEFVKDVSSDDSRPATDIKVRKKYPNSRLATSPQRKCRNSNLDKKLCDIAPKTARKAYKKQSKVAPDKDLNSMDLPLQVFYPQTFCSANTEFCSFKGSNGIQTKSALYTDLQLIDEDEEEQEAQDLKSQITTKFRKLNMSFPSKLKAREKQELELEAFSSREPYDSCTEVIQSTPIIVSTKRQRRSKPCNDVAILTEPMNRKKISRRAVQPDKHETEGGAIVPYDSNFSELQKRRKVSKLPITVDMETNSDRVSMDSGSQLVLHTSKLHSLVDSHDGTSSLLPGDLNSLSLTDLRAMAKDHKVKQYYKLRKGALVEQLAKQFRSC is encoded by the exons ATGGCTTGGGATCTCTGGGGTTCGTCCTATGCCCAag TTGCGAGTGGTAGTAATTACTGGTCACAGCATCCTGAATGTGACTTCTACTTTGGGTGTGGCCGTG ATTTGATAGAGGAGGATGCCTTGAATGTGGAATCCTGTGTCCGGGTTTTGAGAATTTTGATCACCAAGGCAGATACCGAGATCGAGGAACTTGAAAGGGACCTCTTGTTTCTTCAGAATGAATTGGCCTGCGCCGAGCATGAAAAATGGCCTGATATATGCCGTGCTGTTCTCACTGAGAGAATCAACCGGCTTGATGTGGCGGTTAGCACTTTGAAGAATGATCATACTGATGATGCGGAGATGCAGCCACTGTTAGATAGTGAACCTGCTGAGACACTTCATGAAATACTTGCTCAG TCTCTGGATATGAAAATGTTGAGTCCAATTGTGAATCTAGACAAGGATTCTAGCACTTTTGATTCTAATATAATCATTAAGGGGGAAGAAAAAGAACTCCATGGAACCTCTGAAAGCTCTGGAAGCTCAGAACTTCTTTTGGAGCTTCATGGAAAGAGATCAGATAATCCCGAAAAGATTGAG GAATTGTCTGAAAAATCTCTTGTTAGAAGTCCTGATTTGGGGGCTATCATCCATGCACCTGATCACTCTGTTGAGACAAAATTATCAGAAACATTTGATAATGACGTTACTGGAAATGAAGAAGTCAGAAGAAGTCAACACATTAGTACAGATATAGGTCAAGTGTTGGATTTGTTTTCTGCCAAAGACGATGAAAACATTCCAAATGGAGTCAAG AAAGGAAATGAATTTGTCAAAGAAAAAGATGTTAGCTCAGATGATTTTAGACCTGCAATTGGTGTCAAGGGGAGGAAAGAGTATCCTCATTCCAGGTTAGTTACTTCACAACAACGAAAAGGTGAACCTGATCACTCTGATTGGATGAAATTATCAGAAACATCTGATAGTAAACTTGCTGGAAATGAAGAGGTCGGAAGAAGCCAACTCATTAATACAGATATAGGTCAAATGTTGGATTTGTTTTCCGCCAAAGACAATGGAAATATTCCAAGTGAAGTCAAG GAAGAAAATGAAGTTGTCAAACAAAAAGATGTTAGCTCAGATGATTTTAGACCTGCAATTGGCATCAAGGGGAGGGAAGAGTATCCTCATTCCAGATTAGCTACTTCACAACAAAAAAGTGGACCTGAATCTCCTGATCACTCTGATTGGATGAAATTATCAGAAACATCTGATAATAAAGTTGCTGGAAATGATGTTGAAAGAAGCCAACTCAATGATACAGATATAGGTCAAATCTTGGATGTGTTTTCTGCTGAAGACAACGAAAATATTCCAAGTGAAGCCCAG aaagaaaatgaatttgtCAAAGATGTTAGCTCAGATGATTCCAGACCTGCAACTGACATCAAAGTGAGGAAAAAGTATCCTAATTCCAGATTAGCTACTTCACCTCAACGAAAATGTAGAAATTCTAATTTAGACAAAAAGCTATGTGATATTGCTCCAAAAACTGCACGGAAGGCCTACAAGAAACAGTCCAAGGTTGCTCCAGATAAAGATTTGAACTCCATGGATTTACCTTTACAAGTATTTTATCCTCAAACATTTTGTAGCGCCAATACTGAATTTTGCTCCTTTAAAGGAAGTAATG GGATTCAAACCAAGAGTGCCCTGTATACTGATTTACAGCTgatagatgaagatgaagaggaaCAAGAAGCACAAGACCTTAAATCCCAAATTACTACTAAATTCAGAAAGTTGAACATGAGTTTCCCTTCAAAGCTAAAAGCTCGGGAAAAGCAGGAACTGGAACTAGAGGCATTTTCTTCCAGAGAACCATATGACAGTTGTACAGAAGTTATTCAAAGTACACCCATAATTGTATCAACCAAGAGGCAGCGAAGATCCAAACCCTGTAATGATGTTGCCATTTTAACTGAGCCGATGAACCGGAAGAAAATTTCTAGAAGGGCAGTGCAACCTGACAAGCATGAAACTGAAGGTGGTGCTATTGTTCCTTATGATAGCAACTTCTCTGAATtacaaaagagaagaaaagtttCAAAGTTGCCAATCACCGTGGACATGGAAACAAATTCAGATAGGGTTTCTATGGACAGTGGAAGCCAGTTAGTTCTTCATACTAGCAAGTTGCATTCCTTGGTGGATTCCCATGATGGGACCTCATCTTTGCTGCCTGGTGACTTGAATAGCTTGTCATTGACTGATTTGAGGGCCATGGCAAAGGACCACAAAGTAAAACAGTACTATAAGCTTCGAAAAGGAGCTTTGGTTGAACAATTAGCTAAGCAGTTCAGAAGCTGCTGA